A genome region from Tolypothrix sp. PCC 7712 includes the following:
- a CDS encoding nitrilase-related carbon-nitrogen hydrolase gives MTAHTDNTDNINSYRALALQVTCHAVNQASDRTEAHALMQTTINRLAQQIAASIAFIGFDCRLIVLPEYFLTGFPLGESLAVWSEKACLEMHGAEYEALSKIAQKHRIFLGGNAYELDPNFPGLYFQTCFVIDPSGTIVLRYRRLNSMFAPTPHDVWDKYLDCYGLEGVFPVAKTAIGNLAALASEEILYPEVARCLAMRGAEIFLHSTSEVYSKALTPKDAAKITRAVENQAYVVSANTAGTANSPIPFASVDGGSKIIDHRGIVLAETTTGESMAAFAEIDLAALRRDRRRPGLNNLLSRQRFELYAQSYLQSQFYPPNTMLETEVDRKHFLQTQQATIARLAELGVI, from the coding sequence ATGACAGCCCACACTGATAATACTGACAATATCAACTCATACCGAGCTTTGGCACTGCAAGTTACTTGCCATGCAGTTAATCAAGCAAGCGATCGCACTGAAGCTCATGCTTTAATGCAAACTACTATTAACCGCTTGGCACAACAAATTGCAGCCAGTATCGCTTTTATCGGTTTTGACTGTCGGTTAATTGTTTTACCTGAATATTTTCTCACAGGTTTTCCTTTGGGTGAATCTTTAGCAGTGTGGTCAGAAAAAGCCTGTTTGGAAATGCACGGTGCTGAGTATGAAGCTCTCAGTAAAATTGCTCAAAAACATCGTATATTTTTAGGTGGTAACGCCTACGAATTAGACCCCAATTTTCCCGGTTTATACTTTCAAACCTGCTTTGTCATTGACCCTTCGGGGACAATTGTATTGCGTTATCGGCGGTTAAATTCGATGTTTGCCCCGACTCCCCATGATGTTTGGGATAAATATCTCGATTGCTACGGATTAGAAGGCGTTTTCCCAGTCGCCAAAACTGCGATCGGTAATTTAGCAGCCTTAGCATCAGAAGAAATATTGTATCCAGAAGTAGCGCGATGTTTAGCAATGCGCGGTGCAGAGATTTTTCTCCACTCCACATCCGAAGTTTATAGCAAAGCACTCACACCCAAAGACGCAGCTAAAATTACCCGTGCCGTAGAAAATCAAGCTTACGTAGTATCTGCTAATACAGCAGGTACCGCTAATAGCCCCATCCCCTTTGCTTCTGTTGATGGCGGTTCCAAAATTATCGATCATCGCGGCATAGTATTAGCAGAGACAACCACAGGCGAAAGCATGGCAGCATTTGCAGAGATAGACCTAGCAGCATTACGCCGCGATCGCCGCAGACCAGGGTTAAATAATTTACTTTCCCGCCAGCGATTTGAACTCTACGCCCAGAGTTATCTGCAGTCACAATTTTACCCACCAAACACTATGCTGGAAACAGAAGTAGACCGCAAACACTTTCTGCAAACCCAGCAAGCAACCATCGCGCGGCTAGCTGAATTAGGGGTGATTTGA
- a CDS encoding DUF3598 family protein has protein sequence MSTIREGMPVLVRHEGDWVGTYTIVDNAGNILDKYESHLSCQFPEDSTYPYYQINRYKWSTGKQEEHQFPGTYKDKILFFDTERILGKAWEIDDSTVILWFAYKTAPDMNLYEMIQISPDNNYRARTWHWFKNHQIYQRTLIQEERLR, from the coding sequence ATGTCTACAATCCGAGAAGGAATGCCCGTGCTTGTCCGTCACGAAGGAGATTGGGTAGGCACGTATACTATAGTAGATAATGCGGGGAATATTCTCGATAAGTATGAGTCTCACCTCAGCTGCCAGTTCCCAGAAGATTCTACCTATCCTTACTACCAAATTAATCGCTATAAATGGTCTACCGGCAAACAAGAAGAACATCAATTTCCTGGCACATATAAAGATAAAATCCTGTTTTTTGATACGGAACGGATTTTAGGCAAAGCTTGGGAAATAGATGATTCCACAGTAATTTTGTGGTTTGCTTATAAAACAGCACCAGACATGAATTTATATGAAATGATTCAAATTAGCCCCGATAATAACTATCGTGCCCGTACCTGGCATTGGTTTAAAAATCATCAAATTTACCAACGGACTTTGATACAAGAGGAACGGTTGCGTTAA
- a CDS encoding aldehyde dehydrogenase family protein, with translation MTKSIDVRNPRTGKFDYVIIPPPPKLLAQLCNRLRRSQVRWQQIGIEGRVEALQEWKQAILAGRDRLTEALVNDTGRLSVSELEIDSFISNIDRWCRLAPELLQETAKNTSIPFIALQQTAVPYPLVGIISPWNLPLLLSTIDAIPALLAGCAVVVKPSKNAPRFVAPLISTINAVPKLRDVFTFVEGSGETGTALIEHVDLICFTGSTNTGRRIGELAAKKFIPALLELGGKDPAIVLGSANLDLATSAILWGSVVNTGQSCLSIERIYVAETIFEKFVAQLVAKAQKVKLAHPTLESGEIGPIISEKQAAAISDHLLDAIEKGAVIHCGGKVEELGGGWWCRPTVLTQVNHSMKVMTEETFGPIMPVMPFSNIEEAIELANDSVYGLSAAVFAQPEELAMEVAQRIDAGAISINDAGLTSIMYEGEKNSFKLSGLGGSRMGAAGLKRFMRKKAFLIKTNSANDPWWFENS, from the coding sequence ATGACCAAATCAATAGATGTTCGTAATCCTCGGACGGGAAAATTTGACTATGTGATTATACCGCCGCCGCCGAAGTTGCTGGCGCAGTTGTGTAATCGGTTGCGGCGATCGCAAGTTCGTTGGCAACAGATAGGTATTGAAGGGAGAGTAGAAGCCTTACAGGAATGGAAACAAGCGATATTAGCAGGACGCGATCGCTTGACTGAGGCTTTGGTGAATGATACAGGAAGATTATCTGTCTCGGAATTAGAAATTGACTCGTTTATTTCTAACATCGACCGTTGGTGTCGGTTGGCACCAGAACTATTGCAGGAAACTGCCAAAAATACATCTATCCCCTTTATCGCCCTGCAACAAACAGCTGTTCCCTATCCCCTAGTGGGGATAATCAGTCCCTGGAATTTGCCCTTATTGCTATCTACAATTGATGCTATTCCTGCATTGCTAGCGGGTTGTGCTGTTGTCGTTAAACCGAGTAAAAATGCTCCCCGCTTTGTTGCACCATTAATATCAACCATCAATGCTGTGCCAAAATTGCGGGATGTTTTCACTTTTGTGGAAGGATCTGGCGAAACAGGAACGGCTTTAATTGAACATGTTGATTTAATCTGTTTTACAGGTAGTACCAATACAGGGCGCAGAATTGGCGAACTTGCTGCCAAAAAGTTTATTCCGGCTTTATTAGAATTAGGAGGAAAAGACCCGGCAATTGTTTTAGGATCGGCTAATTTAGATTTAGCAACCTCAGCAATTTTATGGGGTTCAGTTGTTAATACTGGACAGTCTTGTCTGTCAATTGAGCGCATTTATGTTGCCGAAACTATATTTGAGAAATTTGTCGCCCAGTTAGTAGCTAAAGCCCAAAAAGTAAAATTAGCTCACCCCACATTAGAAAGTGGAGAAATCGGGCCGATTATTTCCGAAAAACAAGCAGCAGCAATTAGCGATCATCTTTTAGATGCTATCGAAAAAGGTGCTGTGATTCACTGTGGTGGTAAAGTTGAAGAATTGGGCGGGGGCTGGTGGTGTCGCCCTACAGTGTTAACTCAGGTCAATCATTCCATGAAAGTGATGACAGAAGAAACATTTGGCCCCATTATGCCTGTAATGCCATTTTCTAACATTGAGGAAGCAATTGAATTAGCTAATGATTCAGTGTATGGATTAAGCGCGGCTGTATTTGCACAACCAGAAGAATTAGCAATGGAAGTCGCCCAGCGCATAGATGCAGGCGCTATTAGTATTAATGATGCCGGGCTTACCTCAATCATGTACGAAGGAGAAAAAAATTCTTTCAAATTATCTGGTTTAGGTGGCTCACGTATGGGTGCAGCAGGGTTAAAAAGATTTATGAGGAAAAAAGCCTTTTTAATCAAAACTAATTCTGCAAATGACCCTTGGTGGTTTGAGAATAGTTAA
- a CDS encoding WG repeat-containing protein, which produces MNTSLKLIANTSLIVTLLGQIFISKASAFSDIKNQIAKDCITQLAERNLIRGYADQTFRPQSTINRAEFVVLLLNAFPNSEVKHPGMEFKDVPNTHWAYKAIQAAYQRGFFSGYPDRTFRPSQAIPRVQAIAILSNHLNFNTPENAETILKQHFDDEAQIPDYARKSLAAGIIGRIVVNYPNIKQLQPNKGATRGEVAAIICQSLNLARTIPLEYIAGGKQPFTIPPEMGGFTNFSEGLAGAEVNRKYGFINKTGELVIAAKFDGIQNFSSGLAAVKIGDKWGYIDKTGKLVIPAQFLQQPADFVEEVAQVQVEDKIGFIDKTGKLLFTVTYPGANSLQVNNFSDGLAAVRIDSERTGFIDKTGKFVIEPQPYNIADFASGLAAIKVNNKYGYIDKTGKVVITPQFNKAKRFTEGLAAVDFSANGISNWGYIDSTGKTVIAPQFYDAKNFSEGLACIYSEQGFGFIDKTGKLVISSSQLTSNAGNFISELGSFSSGLALVKIGNKFGYIDKTGKSIIKVELPNALSFQDGMAMVNVSGTWIKNIGFDSANIPIIDYTFDGGKWGYIRSPLN; this is translated from the coding sequence ATGAATACCAGCTTAAAATTAATTGCCAACACTTCACTGATTGTTACATTATTAGGTCAGATATTTATATCTAAAGCTTCGGCATTTTCTGATATAAAAAATCAAATAGCCAAAGATTGTATTACTCAACTGGCGGAACGCAACTTAATTAGAGGATATGCAGATCAAACATTCCGCCCCCAGTCAACTATTAATCGAGCTGAGTTTGTGGTTTTATTATTAAATGCCTTTCCTAATAGCGAAGTAAAACACCCAGGAATGGAATTTAAAGATGTTCCCAATACGCATTGGGCATATAAAGCCATTCAAGCTGCTTATCAACGGGGATTTTTTAGCGGATATCCAGACCGTACTTTTAGACCATCTCAAGCTATTCCCAGGGTACAGGCGATCGCAATTCTGAGCAATCATCTCAATTTCAATACTCCAGAGAATGCAGAAACCATACTCAAACAGCATTTTGATGATGAAGCACAGATTCCAGATTATGCCAGAAAATCCCTAGCTGCAGGCATAATTGGGCGGATAGTAGTTAACTACCCCAACATCAAACAACTACAACCGAATAAAGGTGCTACTCGAGGTGAAGTTGCAGCAATTATCTGTCAATCTTTAAATTTAGCGAGAACTATACCCTTAGAATACATTGCTGGTGGGAAGCAACCTTTTACAATTCCGCCAGAAATGGGAGGATTTACAAATTTTTCTGAAGGGTTAGCGGGTGCAGAAGTTAATAGAAAGTATGGATTTATTAATAAAACTGGTGAATTAGTGATAGCTGCTAAATTTGATGGAATTCAGAATTTTTCTTCTGGGTTAGCGGCTGTGAAAATTGGGGATAAATGGGGTTATATCGACAAAACAGGTAAATTAGTTATCCCAGCACAATTTTTGCAACAACCCGCAGATTTTGTTGAGGAAGTAGCCCAGGTTCAGGTAGAAGATAAAATAGGATTTATTGATAAAACTGGCAAGCTTTTATTTACCGTTACCTATCCAGGTGCTAACTCATTACAAGTGAATAATTTTTCCGATGGGCTGGCGGCGGTGAGAATTGACTCAGAAAGAACAGGATTTATTGATAAAACTGGTAAATTTGTGATTGAACCACAACCTTATAATATTGCAGATTTTGCCTCTGGGTTGGCAGCTATTAAGGTAAATAATAAATATGGTTATATAGATAAAACTGGTAAAGTGGTAATTACCCCTCAATTTAATAAAGCCAAGCGATTTACCGAAGGATTGGCAGCAGTAGATTTTAGTGCCAACGGCATTTCTAATTGGGGTTATATTGACTCTACAGGTAAAACAGTAATAGCACCACAATTTTATGATGCTAAGAATTTTTCTGAGGGGTTGGCGTGCATATATTCAGAACAAGGTTTTGGTTTTATAGATAAAACAGGGAAATTAGTTATTTCGAGTAGTCAATTAACCTCTAATGCGGGTAACTTCATCTCAGAATTAGGCTCATTTTCATCAGGGTTAGCGTTGGTGAAAATTGGCAATAAATTTGGCTATATAGATAAAACTGGCAAGTCAATTATCAAGGTAGAACTGCCTAATGCTTTGAGTTTTCAGGATGGTATGGCTATGGTAAATGTATCTGGCACATGGATAAAAAATATTGGCTTTGATAGTGCTAATATTCCTATTATTGACTACACTTTTGACGGCGGTAAATGGGGTTATATCCGTTCGCCATTGAATTGA
- a CDS encoding clostripain-related cysteine peptidase: MTHNERHWTVMVYMAGDNGKVFEQLQGKRLMAPMEAQGYQDIAEMEAVGSTPEVAVLVQFDTLSDREHTYRIYIRPSEEPRHIENIPEQNTGDPRALRDFIVWGIENYPAENYAVILWNHGTGWKEDDIYAFARSRGVEIQASQDEVRSLTRNNRRLSRAFFLSSITELLQLDDEDSRAIAFDDSSLDFLDNAKLQQAFQEAEAITGKKVSLIGMDACLMGMVEVAYQLRANANYMVASQEVEPLTGYPYTAILQNLTAHPEITSEALAKLIVQEYGRYYEGESRGSVTQITQSATNLKVVEKLADSLGRLATILRQLVSEEDIYTEKAMYHSQRKAVRFKDSDFVDLYDFLKVLQDKYAGDSDELTQVIDEVMNLMIVEVEPQLILANVTSGVRFERVKGLSIYSPVRGYCQFYDRSDFAGCGWGEFLRKLNDLV, from the coding sequence ATGACTCACAATGAGCGTCACTGGACTGTGATGGTTTACATGGCTGGGGACAACGGTAAGGTTTTCGAGCAACTACAAGGTAAGCGCCTAATGGCTCCGATGGAAGCACAAGGCTATCAAGACATTGCAGAGATGGAAGCAGTTGGCTCAACACCAGAAGTGGCTGTGTTAGTGCAGTTCGATACTCTTTCTGATAGAGAACACACATACCGCATATATATTCGCCCTTCAGAAGAACCCAGGCACATTGAAAATATCCCAGAGCAGAATACGGGCGATCCTCGTGCATTACGAGACTTTATTGTTTGGGGAATTGAGAATTACCCGGCGGAAAACTATGCAGTAATTTTGTGGAATCACGGTACTGGCTGGAAAGAAGATGATATTTATGCTTTTGCGCGATCGCGTGGTGTGGAAATTCAGGCAAGTCAGGATGAAGTGCGTTCCCTTACCCGAAATAATCGAAGATTGTCTCGTGCTTTTTTCCTTTCCTCAATTACGGAATTGCTACAACTAGATGATGAAGATTCACGAGCGATCGCTTTTGATGATTCATCCTTAGATTTCCTAGATAATGCCAAACTTCAGCAGGCTTTTCAGGAAGCAGAAGCAATTACAGGTAAAAAAGTTAGCTTAATTGGTATGGATGCCTGCTTAATGGGCATGGTGGAAGTGGCTTACCAGCTGCGGGCTAATGCTAATTATATGGTTGCATCGCAAGAAGTAGAACCCCTAACAGGTTATCCCTACACAGCAATTTTGCAGAATTTAACCGCCCATCCAGAAATAACATCGGAGGCGTTGGCAAAGTTAATTGTACAGGAGTATGGGCGCTACTACGAAGGAGAATCGCGGGGTAGTGTAACTCAAATTACCCAATCAGCAACAAATTTAAAAGTGGTTGAGAAACTGGCTGATTCCTTAGGAAGATTGGCAACGATTTTGCGTCAATTGGTTTCAGAAGAAGACATTTATACTGAGAAAGCAATGTATCATTCTCAACGTAAAGCTGTGCGTTTTAAGGATAGTGACTTTGTAGATTTGTATGATTTTTTGAAAGTTTTGCAGGATAAATACGCTGGGGATAGTGATGAATTAACCCAGGTTATTGATGAAGTGATGAATTTGATGATTGTTGAAGTTGAACCGCAGTTAATTTTAGCGAATGTGACTTCAGGAGTGAGATTTGAGCGTGTAAAGGGGTTGTCAATTTATTCACCAGTGAGAGGTTATTGTCAGTTTTATGACAGGTCAGATTTTGCAGGTTGTGGGTGGGGAGAGTTTTTACGGAAGCTTAATGATTTGGTTTAA
- a CDS encoding Hsp70 family protein translates to MSEVDVLGIDLGTTNSAIAIWEPDTGKARVLSNSEGDRLTPSVVMFDIQKNQHIVGKSAISCITSHPSEVIYSVKRFMGCTFRDERVRIDQTQVTYTIAEVQQSKVAILVGEETFTPPQISAQILRKLKEDTEATLGKTISQAVITVPAYFSESQRQATKEAGELAGLRVPRIINEPTAAALAFGLGTEPQTVAVYDLGGGTFDISILRIEKGLFRVKATSGDTHLGGDDFDLAIVAWLKAAFQQQHSVDLPVEQDNNVRSQLRKTAEAAKIALTKSTEYQISIPNLFTIGSQCLGLEATLTRTELEKLVQPFINRTLDICDATLKEANLQATDIDQVLLVGGQTRLPAIKEALKERYSWTINDSVNPDEAVARGAAVLGARLCGYLRDEVKLWDVTPLSLGIELANSKMDAIICANEPIPVTKWRKGSQAFTTQRDGQESIRFRIYQGERPIAGDNEFIGEVVLNLATARPAGEVRVNCKFTVDHDGILHVLAEDTSTDGQPVEKTFDRFYRLTQQEVEKKLEDAKVHENEDAVTNRIFQLEEEITRLQRALNQDKTSDNLLLENLGNLQAAINSRDVSQAEELLAELKSKIIN, encoded by the coding sequence GTGAGTGAGGTAGATGTTTTAGGGATTGATTTAGGGACAACTAATTCAGCCATTGCCATTTGGGAACCAGACACAGGAAAAGCGAGAGTTTTATCCAACTCAGAAGGCGATCGCCTCACTCCCTCAGTTGTCATGTTTGATATCCAAAAAAATCAACACATCGTTGGTAAATCAGCAATAAGTTGTATTACCAGTCATCCTAGTGAAGTCATCTACTCAGTAAAACGTTTCATGGGCTGTACCTTTCGTGATGAACGGGTACGTATCGACCAAACTCAAGTTACCTACACTATCGCAGAAGTGCAACAGAGCAAAGTTGCTATTCTTGTAGGCGAAGAAACTTTTACACCTCCGCAGATTTCTGCTCAAATCTTGCGTAAGCTGAAGGAAGATACTGAAGCAACTTTGGGTAAAACAATTTCCCAAGCTGTCATTACCGTTCCTGCTTATTTTAGTGAATCTCAGCGTCAGGCTACCAAAGAAGCCGGAGAATTAGCTGGGTTGCGAGTTCCGCGAATCATTAATGAACCAACGGCTGCGGCTTTAGCATTTGGTTTGGGTACAGAACCCCAAACAGTTGCAGTGTATGATTTAGGCGGTGGTACATTTGATATCTCAATTTTACGAATTGAAAAGGGTTTGTTTCGGGTAAAGGCTACTAGCGGCGATACCCATTTAGGCGGTGATGATTTCGATTTGGCAATTGTCGCGTGGCTGAAAGCTGCGTTTCAGCAGCAGCACAGTGTAGATTTACCTGTTGAGCAAGATAATAACGTGCGATCGCAGTTACGTAAAACGGCAGAAGCTGCCAAAATTGCTTTAACTAAAAGTACAGAATATCAAATTAGCATTCCCAATCTTTTCACTATAGGAAGTCAGTGTTTGGGACTAGAAGCAACATTAACTCGGACTGAGTTAGAAAAACTTGTGCAACCTTTTATTAACCGCACCTTAGATATCTGCGATGCGACTTTAAAAGAAGCAAATTTGCAAGCCACAGACATTGACCAAGTATTGTTAGTTGGTGGACAAACCAGGCTACCTGCTATCAAGGAAGCACTAAAAGAACGCTACAGTTGGACAATCAACGATTCTGTAAATCCAGATGAAGCTGTGGCTAGAGGTGCGGCGGTACTGGGCGCAAGATTATGCGGTTATCTTCGGGATGAGGTGAAACTTTGGGATGTAACGCCCTTGTCTTTGGGAATTGAGTTAGCTAACAGCAAGATGGATGCAATTATTTGTGCAAATGAACCAATACCAGTTACCAAGTGGCGCAAGGGTTCCCAAGCTTTTACTACCCAGCGTGATGGACAAGAGAGTATCCGCTTCCGCATTTATCAAGGTGAACGACCAATTGCCGGGGACAATGAATTTATCGGTGAAGTAGTTCTCAACCTAGCTACTGCGCGTCCGGCGGGAGAAGTTCGGGTTAATTGTAAGTTCACAGTTGACCACGATGGTATTCTTCATGTGTTGGCGGAAGATACTAGCACCGATGGGCAACCTGTGGAGAAAACGTTTGACCGCTTTTATCGCTTGACTCAACAAGAGGTAGAGAAGAAGCTGGAAGATGCGAAAGTGCATGAAAATGAAGACGCTGTGACTAATCGGATTTTTCAGTTAGAAGAAGAGATAACCCGACTGCAACGTGCGCTCAATCAAGACAAGACATCTGATAATCTTTTATTAGAAAATTTAGGAAACTTGCAAGCTGCTATTAATAGCCGCGATGTCAGCCAAGCAGAGGAACTACTTGCCGAACTTAAAAGCAAAATAATCAACTAA
- a CDS encoding recombinase family protein, producing the protein MTTNQIQAAIYARVSTEQQTETQTVASQLAALRLRVAADGLKLCEELTFIDAGYSGATLVRPALERLRDLAFANGVDRLYVHSPDRLARKYAYQVLLIDEMYRCGVEVIFLNRELGQSPEDDLLLQVQGMVAEYERAKIMERSRRGKRHAAKSGSVNVLSCAPYGYQYVSKVDGGGQAHFELVIEQAQIVRQIFDWVGRERLTIGEVCRRLNADGHLTQTGKSVWDRSTVWGMLKNPAYIGFAAFGKTQVCSRRHRLRPIRGASAQPRRDYSTNSVDVSEWISVPVPKIVDENLFAAVQEQLQENQRRSRIGQRGARYLLQGLVTCKLCGYTYYGKAISNKSAKSKPRDYAYYRCIGTDAYRFGGNRVCSNTQVRTDTLEAAVWQEVCSLLRNPQRLYLEYQRRGQEPTSATQENIKALESQITKLRRGIARLIDSYAEGLIEKNEFEPRIHKIKERVAVIEAQVKNLNDEATLNRELRLIIGRLEEFSAKVINNLESIEWNSQREIIRLLVKRVEVDTEQVNVVFRVGEVPDFPKFELESLQDCGRGNHSPLGCPLFGEFWVDSSLEASEDTEF; encoded by the coding sequence ATGACCACTAACCAAATACAGGCTGCTATCTACGCTCGGGTTTCTACAGAGCAGCAAACAGAAACTCAGACAGTCGCTAGTCAATTAGCTGCCCTTCGCTTGAGGGTAGCAGCAGATGGGTTAAAACTGTGTGAAGAACTGACCTTTATTGATGCAGGGTATAGTGGAGCAACGCTGGTACGTCCGGCATTAGAACGTTTGAGGGACTTGGCTTTTGCTAATGGAGTAGATCGGCTTTACGTCCACTCTCCCGACCGATTAGCTCGCAAATATGCTTACCAAGTGTTATTAATTGACGAAATGTACCGTTGTGGCGTGGAAGTAATTTTCCTCAATCGAGAATTGGGACAATCTCCAGAAGATGATTTGCTACTACAGGTACAGGGGATGGTAGCCGAGTATGAACGAGCCAAAATCATGGAACGCAGTCGGCGAGGTAAGCGACATGCAGCCAAATCCGGCTCAGTCAACGTCTTGTCTTGTGCCCCCTATGGTTATCAATATGTCAGCAAAGTTGATGGTGGCGGTCAGGCTCACTTTGAATTGGTTATTGAACAAGCTCAAATAGTTCGACAAATATTTGACTGGGTGGGCAGAGAAAGGCTCACAATTGGGGAAGTGTGTCGGCGACTGAATGCAGATGGACACTTGACCCAAACAGGAAAATCAGTTTGGGATAGGTCTACGGTGTGGGGAATGCTCAAAAACCCAGCCTATATTGGATTTGCTGCTTTTGGTAAAACCCAAGTTTGCTCCCGTCGGCATCGATTAAGACCGATTCGGGGTGCTTCTGCTCAACCAAGGCGTGACTATTCAACCAACTCAGTTGATGTCTCTGAATGGATTTCAGTCCCAGTCCCCAAGATTGTGGATGAAAATTTGTTCGCTGCTGTACAAGAGCAATTGCAAGAAAATCAGCGTCGTTCTCGAATTGGTCAACGAGGTGCCAGATACTTGTTGCAAGGTTTAGTTACCTGCAAGCTCTGTGGCTATACTTACTATGGCAAAGCTATCAGTAATAAATCTGCCAAAAGCAAACCTCGTGACTATGCTTATTATCGATGCATTGGTACTGATGCTTATCGCTTTGGTGGGAATCGAGTCTGTAGCAATACCCAGGTACGAACTGATACTTTGGAAGCGGCTGTTTGGCAAGAAGTATGTTCTTTGCTCAGAAATCCCCAACGCCTTTATCTGGAATATCAACGCCGAGGGCAAGAACCGACTTCAGCTACTCAAGAAAATATTAAAGCCTTAGAATCTCAAATTACCAAACTACGTCGGGGTATTGCACGGTTGATTGATAGCTATGCTGAGGGTCTAATTGAAAAAAACGAATTTGAGCCCAGGATTCATAAAATTAAAGAACGAGTGGCAGTTATCGAAGCCCAGGTGAAAAATCTTAACGATGAGGCTACGCTAAATCGGGAACTGAGGCTGATTATTGGTCGCTTGGAGGAGTTTTCCGCTAAAGTCATCAACAACCTTGAATCAATAGAATGGAATAGCCAACGAGAAATTATTCGCCTGCTAGTAAAGCGAGTTGAGGTGGACACTGAACAGGTAAATGTGGTTTTTCGCGTAGGGGAAGTTCCTGATTTCCCAAAGTTTGAGCTAGAAAGTTTGCAAGATTGTGGGAGGGGTAACCACTCCCCCTTGGGGTGTCCCTTGTTCGGGGAATTCTGGGTTGACTCCAGCCTTGAGGCATCGGAAGATACCGAGTTTTAA
- a CDS encoding reverse transcriptase domain-containing protein: MRDRATQGLAKLALEPEWEAVFEPNSYGFRPGRSAHDAIQAIFSGISQKSKMVLDADISQCFDRINHSAIMDELIAPFGLKLGIFRCLKAGVNPEFPEQGTPQGGVVTPPTILQTF, encoded by the coding sequence ATGAGGGATAGAGCCACACAAGGTCTAGCAAAATTAGCACTAGAACCTGAATGGGAAGCGGTATTTGAACCAAATTCCTATGGTTTTAGACCAGGACGTTCTGCCCACGATGCGATACAAGCGATATTTTCAGGAATCAGCCAAAAATCAAAAATGGTTTTAGATGCCGATATATCACAATGCTTCGACAGGATTAACCACTCAGCAATAATGGACGAACTCATTGCCCCTTTTGGCTTAAAACTCGGTATCTTCCGATGCCTCAAGGCTGGAGTCAACCCAGAATTCCCCGAACAAGGGACACCCCAAGGGGGAGTGGTTACCCCTCCCACAATCTTGCAAACTTTCTAG